The genome window TATCTTCTTAATCTTGGAGAAATTTAGAGAATTTTATGTTCTATGTTAGTCAGACTCGGGTGAGTGTTGGATATAGATATGGTGAGCGACGGATACAGGTGAGTCGAAGACATGGATATActccatttattttaaaggttttCACGTATATTTGGAGGGTCATATCTCTATATCCCTGTCCAAATATGTCTTGTATAAGAAATGGATATACTCAAttccttttaatgtttttaaatatgaGTCACATGAACATGAATGTGCACACTTGGACTGATAGAGTCAATAATCTTTGTTTTGATAACGAAAGAACTTGACtgatttaaaagaattaatacaCTAACTCCCCAAATGCTCTATACTTTTTGACAAACTGTGTCAGGTGTCAACTAGCCTTTGCATTTTGAGCATATACATTACAGTTAGGAAATTTTTCTGTTCCTATTCTCTGATTTTCCTTTCCAAGGACTCTCTGCATCAACCTTTCGGTTTACTCAACTGCTGTTTATGTGTGATTTGGTACACTTGTCTGCATGTATTATGCTTTCTATGTGCCTTATGGCCTAACCACCTATGTTTCTCTCTTTTGATGCTGGAATCCTGTCAATCAGAGTTGATCCTGCTGTAACACAAGGATGACAAGTACAGCTTGTTTTATCATTGTGAGCCGAAATGACATCCCAATATATGAAGCTGAAGTGGGATCTGCCGCTAAAGTATGATGTTTATTCTCATCTGTCTACATATATATTTCCTATAATGATTCTTGATTTATATCTTTTTTTCACAGTGAAAGTGGCCAAgaattgttttgttttactttCTTGGGCATTTAGACCTTTCTTTTCTGGATACATGATTCATACTTGTATTTTGAAGAAAGAACACTTTGATCAAAGTTGTTAGTTTCAAATTTGTTACTCAGAAGTATTTCATTACATCATGCTGTTATTTTTGTGGCATATTGTCACTGTGTTGTCACCGTCtagttttctatatttttatttgtttcattttttcttttctttcgttTTGAATATGATCAGGTCTGTTTGGATTTCACAAGTGTAAAATGCTTTTACCTTATAGTGATACTCATTTGTTaggttgtaatttttttggCCTTGCGTGAGAAGCTGTTGTTGCTTTTTTCTACTTTTCTGACAACATCGCTCTATGCAGAGAGAAGATGCTGCTCAGCTGCATCAATTCGTATTACATGCAGCTCTGGATATTGTTCAAGACCTTGCATGGACCACCAGTGCAATGTTAGTTATATTTTCCGCTTAGCATATATTGGATAACCTTCCATGGTTTTGCTAtgttttttcgtttttattGCCCACTAtctcaataaattttatttgcgTTTCTCTCACAGGTTCTTGAAAGCAATTGACAGGTTCAATGATTTGGTGGTATCGGTATATGTAACAGCTGGTCATATCCTTTATATCTATGGAACTGACTTACATGTGCATAACATATAGGGCCTGCTTGGTAGAGTGGAAAAATAGAGGGATTGAAAGAGGACGGTGTATCTATGGAAAGAAAGTCAATTTTGAGGTGGGAAAGAAAAGTGAAGGGAATGAAAATAGGAAAGACAATCATTTTCCTTCCCTGGAAAAAGAACAAATCATTCCATTGGAATGATAATAGAAGAGAAAATGTGAGAGATGCACATTAAgtgtataaaattatgcatttttaaaaaaaatcattttcttttctctaatttttctaCTCTACCAAGCATTGAATGGAAAGAAAGTtactttttctcttcattttttcatctttcctaACAAGCAAACTAATGGAAAGAACAAATATATTTCCtatcttttgaattttcatttttttcaattttctgtCCACTTACCAAGCAAAGTCGTAATGAATAAAACTAATATGTTGACCATACATCCAATATCCAATATTTTGGCAATTCTCATGAATAAAAATAAGGGAAAATAAGTTGCCGCCGAATTGAACAGCCTCCTATAACTATTGGTCATTGTAGATTGTTGAGTTTAGAGCACAGTGTTTAACTAGGCTCTTAAAATACCCTCTAGTTGTGTTTCTGGACCGTTCTGATGTTCAGCTTCTATTGACGCTATTAACATCATGGCTGTGATTTTATTTGTTGCTCTATGAGGTTGCTTTGTCATTCATTGAGCGCATGTTGCTCAGTCACCATTGTTGAGCTCTGTAAACTTTGACAACTGACTATGTATACATGAATCATTCAGGGagaatgtcctcttatcatatGGTTCAATGGGTTTTGTTTTCATTGTTGTGGTTTCTATCTATGTTAATTCAACTTCAGTTTCTTGACGTACCCATATCTGGGATCCGTGACTGACACATTTTTGGACATGAGTATGGGGATGTAACCCATGAAATACATAGAAGcattgaaattttaaacatatcCTTGATGGACACAAACCATATCTGACGCTAAACTCAAGTTTGAGTAACATGTGTTTCTATTTGCTGTTGTTGGACTTGACTTGCTGCAGCAGTATGTTAGCATGACTTGTTATCTTCATTTGATTAAACAAGAAAATCAGTATGTTCTCATCTTCTTCTGTCATCTTTATTACTATGCCTCCTGTTCTCAACCATGTGTTTTAGTATAGCATTTCCATTACGTATATGTTTTGGTTCGATTGTTGCTAGTTTCTTTAATATTTCCTTCACATAATCATACATACACGATTCATGCTACTTCATGACTCTCGTAATGAAGATGGTATAAAGAGCTTTTTCCAGGAGGTTCATGAGCTATATATAAAGGTAATTACTTCTCCCACCTCTGTTAACccttttcatggaaaaatttagCAACACTTTTCATTTTGACGGATAAATTCCTATAGGTCtttatgttgaattttttttatctggtatttgtttgttttctgcTGCTGTGCTTTAGTTGTTCAGGCGCGCTAGTTTGTGAgataaaaatctcaattttcatTCTTTATAAACGTCCTTTAATTGCACGATTCAAACATGCACTACAAGATTTCAAAAGCTGCTTTAGATTTACTTGGATGATTAAGTTTCTTAAAAGTTGTATATATTCTGCATAGTCAACTGCTACGTTACCTgaatatttcttttcctttattaacttttttgtgtaaattctttgtttctttttaccGACATATATTTGGACATGAATACAGGTATAAATATAATGCTCCaaatatgtgaaattttagaaagaaaaaaaagttgattgTGGTCGTGTCATAAGTACGCATACCCATATCCAACACATCTGGATTTGGATACGAGATGTATGAAAGAACTAGTAAAAAATTAAGCATATTACATGTCTAACGCACTCAAGTTTGGGTAATATAGCTTTTCGATAGtaatttttgttgtaaaatcctcttttctttaattcttttgacTGATTTTCGTACTCTTGAAATCCTTCTTAATCCAATCTAAACACTgtgctttatttttgtttagagACTTATCATCTAAGCTATccggattttttattttttattgttgggGGTGGATATCATTTTAAATGTTGACTATACTTGTGTTGTATACATACACGACCC of Gossypium raimondii isolate GPD5lz chromosome 3, ASM2569854v1, whole genome shotgun sequence contains these proteins:
- the LOC105793991 gene encoding uncharacterized protein LOC105793991, encoding MTSTACFIIVSRNDIPIYEAEVGSAAKREDAAQLHQFVLHAALDIVQDLAWTTSAMFLKAIDRFNDLVVSVYVTAGHTRFMLLHDSRNEDGIKSFFQEVHELYIKILLNPLYLPGSRITSSHFDTKVRALARKYL